A stretch of Ipomoea triloba cultivar NCNSP0323 chromosome 13, ASM357664v1 DNA encodes these proteins:
- the LOC116003167 gene encoding zinc finger BED domain-containing protein RICESLEEPER 1-like has product MIVRIHGSLYVTSNSFFYEISNLSCMLDDMIGSDTSSEKAMRSQMKQKFQKYWRDLEKMNFLIFYANILDLRDKIEYMPSQFAQLYGEEKDKSCFAASMVELFNDYAATYLVTSSTVTSVQFEPVHVHSQTSVRKPQSRLKSQLKKQRMESGGE; this is encoded by the exons ATGATTGTAAGAATACATGGTTCTCTCTATGTCACTTCAAATAGTTTCTTTTATGAGATTTCTAACTTGAGTTGCATGCTGGATGACATGATTGGATCTGATACAAGCTCTGAAAAG gcaaTGAGGTcccaaatgaaacaaaaatttcagaAATATTGGAGAGATCTAGAAAAAATGAACTTCTTGATATTTTATGCCAATATCTTGGACCTTAGGGATAAGATTGAGTATATGCCTTCCCAATTTGCCCAGTTGTATGGTGAAGAAAAAGACAAATCATGTTTTGCAGCTTCTATGGTTGAGCTGTTTAATGACTATGCTGCCACCTACCTTGTCACCTCTAGTACTGTCACTTCCGTGCAATTTGAACCAGTTCATGTCCATTCTCAAACTTCAGTTAGAAAACCTCAATCTAGATTGAAAAGCCAGCTGAAAAAACAGAGAATGGAGAGTGGTGGGGAATAG
- the LOC116001320 gene encoding uncharacterized protein LOC116001320 → MRDLFQFVDPNSSTKTFGGKTVVLGGDFRQILPVVPKGTRQDIVSSAINSLYLWNSCKVLKLTKNLRLSTVDAHVDLHSLTEFANWIANIGDGNIGGPNNGYAEVQIPKSMLLSSNSDHIATIVNSTFPMFVNGNSSPQFLEGRAILAPTLDVVNSVNEYMSALHTSESKTYFRSDTVCKADADNGILADAHTPEFLNGIRVSGVPNHSLTLKIGSPVILMRNIDHSLGLCNGIRLIISKLADRVIEAQIMTGANQGTKVLIPRMLMSPSDPRLPFKFQRRQFPLMLSYAMTINKSQ, encoded by the coding sequence ATGAGGGATTTGTTTCAGTTTGTAGACCCTAACAGCTCAACAAAAACATTTGGTGGGAAAACAGTTGTCTTAGGTGGTGACTTTCGTCAGATACTACCTGTAGTCCCTAAGGGTACCAGACAAGATATTGTATCTTCAGCTATAAATTCATTGTATCTATGGAATAGCTGCAAGGTATTGAAACTAACCAAAAATCTACGTTTGAGTACTGTTGATGCTCATGTGGATCTACATTCTTTAACAGAATTTGCCAATTGGATTGCTAATATCGGCGATGGGAATATTGGTGGACCGAATAATGGATATGCAGAAGTTCAAATACCAAAAAGTATGCTACTGTCGTCTAACAGTGATCATATAGCAACCATTGTGAATAGTACATTTCCTATGTTTGTGAATGGGAATTCAAGTCCGCAGTTTCTAGAAGGTCGTGCTATCCTAGCACCAACACTGGATGTGGTTAATTCAGTAAATGAGTATATGAGTGCATTGCATACCTCGGAGAGTAAAACTTATTTTAGGTCCGACACGGTGTGCAAAGCCGATGCAGATAATGGGATTCTTGCTGATGCACACACACCAGAATTCTTAAACGGCATAAGAGTCTCGGGTGTGCCAAACCATTCATTGACATTGAAAATTGGATCACCCGTCATATTAATGAGAAATATTGATCATTCTCTTGGTTTGTGTAATGGTATCAGATTGATAATTTCCAAGTTAGCAGACCgtgttattgaagcacaaataaTGACTGGTGCTAACCAAGGTACAAAGGTGTTGATACCAAGAATGTTGATGTCACCGTCTGATCCAAGGTTGCCATTCAAGTTTCAAAGAAGACAGTTTCCGTTGATGTTATCATATGCAATGACGATTAACAAAAGTCAATGA